From Mycobacterium lacus, one genomic window encodes:
- the narH gene encoding nitrate reductase subunit beta, giving the protein MKVMAQMAMVMNLDKCIGCHTCSVTCKQAWTNRAGTEYVWFNNVETRPGVGYPRSYEDQDRWRGGWVRDRKGRLRLRDRGRIQKLLRIFANPRLPSIDDYYEPWTYDYENLTQAPAGDTFPVAPPRSLITGERMTVSWGSNWDDDLAGSPEIVPNDPILKKVGDEVKLKLEETFMFYLPRICEHCLNPSCVASCPSGAMYKRSEDGIVLVDQDRCRGWRMCVSGCPYKKVYFNHKTGKAEKCTLCYPRVEVGLPTVCSETCVGRLRYLGLVLYDVDRVLEAASVEDDTDLYEAQRRILLDPADPDVIAHARAQGISAEWIEAAQRSPVYALINTYRVALPLHPEYRTMPMVWYIPPLSPVVDAISHDGHDGEDLGNLFGALAALRIPMAYLAELFTAGDTAVVEGVLRRLAAMRSYMRDINLGRETQPHIPHAVGMTEEEIYGMYRLLAVAKYEERYVIPTAYAADLPAPANVAGVEEAACSLSYEGGPGMYEYGPFGEGSGTPVPVAVETFHALQQRQRGGGGRSRVNLLNWDGNGAPEGLFPEPKR; this is encoded by the coding sequence ATGAAGGTCATGGCCCAGATGGCGATGGTGATGAACCTCGACAAATGCATCGGCTGCCACACCTGCTCGGTAACCTGCAAGCAAGCGTGGACCAATCGCGCCGGAACCGAGTATGTGTGGTTCAACAACGTCGAAACCCGTCCGGGCGTCGGCTATCCGCGCAGCTACGAGGACCAGGACCGGTGGCGCGGGGGATGGGTGCGCGACAGGAAGGGCCGGCTGCGGCTGCGCGACCGCGGCCGCATCCAAAAGCTGCTGCGCATCTTCGCCAACCCCAGGCTGCCGAGCATCGACGATTACTACGAGCCGTGGACGTACGACTACGAAAACCTGACGCAGGCGCCGGCGGGTGACACCTTCCCGGTCGCGCCGCCGCGCAGCCTGATCACCGGTGAGCGGATGACGGTGTCGTGGGGATCGAACTGGGACGACGACCTCGCCGGGTCACCGGAGATCGTGCCCAACGACCCGATCCTGAAAAAGGTCGGCGACGAGGTGAAGCTGAAGCTCGAAGAGACCTTCATGTTCTACCTGCCGCGAATCTGCGAGCACTGCCTGAACCCGTCATGCGTGGCCTCGTGCCCGTCGGGGGCGATGTACAAGCGCAGCGAGGACGGCATCGTGCTCGTCGACCAGGACCGCTGCCGCGGCTGGCGGATGTGCGTGTCCGGATGTCCTTACAAGAAGGTGTATTTCAACCACAAAACCGGCAAGGCCGAGAAGTGCACCCTGTGCTATCCGCGCGTCGAGGTGGGGTTGCCCACGGTGTGTTCGGAAACGTGCGTGGGACGGTTGCGCTACCTCGGGCTGGTGCTCTACGACGTGGACCGGGTGCTCGAGGCGGCGTCGGTGGAAGACGACACCGACCTGTATGAGGCGCAGCGCCGGATCCTGTTGGACCCAGCCGATCCCGACGTGATCGCTCACGCCCGGGCACAGGGCATCTCCGCGGAGTGGATCGAGGCCGCGCAACGGTCGCCGGTGTATGCGTTGATCAACACCTACCGGGTGGCGCTGCCGCTGCACCCGGAGTATCGGACCATGCCGATGGTCTGGTACATCCCGCCGTTGTCGCCGGTGGTCGACGCGATCAGCCACGACGGCCACGACGGGGAGGACCTGGGCAACCTGTTCGGCGCGCTGGCGGCGCTTCGCATCCCGATGGCCTACCTGGCCGAGCTTTTCACCGCCGGCGACACCGCGGTGGTCGAAGGTGTGCTGCGGCGGCTGGCGGCGATGCGGTCCTACATGCGCGACATCAACCTGGGCCGCGAAACCCAGCCGCACATTCCGCACGCGGTCGGGATGACCGAAGAAGAGATTTACGGGATGTATCGGCTGCTGGCCGTGGCGAAATACGAAGAGCGCTACGTTATTCCGACCGCGTACGCGGCGGATTTGCCCGCGCCGGCCAATGTTGCCGGGGTAGAGGAGGCGGCGTGTTCGTTGTCGTACGAGGGCGGGCCGGGCATGTACGAATACGGTCCGTTCGGCGAGGGCAGCGGAACCCCCGTTCCGGTCGCAGTGGAGACGTTCCACGCGCTGCAGCAGCGACAGCGGGGAGGCGGCGGTCGCTCCAGGGTGAATCTCCTCAACTGGGATGGCAACGGCGCGCCCGAGGGACTGTTCCCGGAGCCCAAGCGATGA
- the narJ gene encoding nitrate reductase molybdenum cofactor assembly chaperone — translation MRLSSLARDRSATRTMRDRLVWQAASLLLSYPEDGLGGLAARLDTVDELLAHISGPAATLLGRTVEALRAREPMAVAMDYVETFDMRRRTTMYLTYWTAGDTRNRGREMLAFATAYRGAGVEPPRAEAPDHLPVVLEFAAIVDPEVGRGLLTEHRVPIDVLRCALADAKSPYAHTVAAVCATLPAANDQDVRRAQRLAQSGPPVESVGLQPFTLTVPPKRTEGG, via the coding sequence ATGAGGTTGTCGTCCTTAGCACGGGACCGGTCGGCCACCAGGACGATGCGGGACCGGTTGGTGTGGCAGGCGGCCTCGCTGCTGCTGTCCTACCCGGAGGACGGCCTGGGCGGGCTGGCCGCGCGGCTGGACACCGTCGACGAACTGCTGGCCCACATCAGCGGACCCGCGGCGACGCTGCTCGGGCGGACCGTCGAGGCGCTGCGTGCACGCGAGCCGATGGCCGTCGCGATGGATTACGTCGAGACGTTCGATATGCGGCGGCGCACCACGATGTACCTGACGTACTGGACGGCCGGGGACACCCGAAATCGTGGCCGGGAGATGCTGGCGTTCGCCACCGCCTACCGGGGCGCGGGGGTGGAGCCGCCGCGCGCCGAGGCACCGGATCACCTACCCGTCGTCCTGGAATTCGCCGCGATCGTCGATCCCGAGGTCGGGCGCGGATTACTCACCGAGCATCGCGTCCCGATCGACGTGCTGCGCTGCGCCCTGGCGGACGCCAAGTCGCCGTACGCACATACCGTGGCGGCGGTCTGCGCCACGCTGCCGGCGGCAAACGACCAGGACGTGCGCCGGGCACAGCGGTTGGCCCAGAGCGGTCCTCCTGTGGAATCCGTTGGGCTGCAACCATTTACCTTGACCGTACCGCCCAAGCGCACCGAGGGAGGCTGA